A region from the Actinoplanes sp. OR16 genome encodes:
- a CDS encoding NADH-quinone oxidoreductase subunit J: MDVVSTGEQVAFWILGSVAVIGALGMVLARNAVHSALWLVVTMLCLGFLYVVNAAPFLGMVQVIVYTGAIMMLFLFVLMLVGRDASDSLIETLRGQRVAAILLGIGFAALIATGLARSLGDVDAVGLAEANQNGNVQGLAALLFTNYVFAFEVTSALLITAAVGAMVLAHVERAKEEKLDQVTRMKERFRPGNYPGPKPGPGIYANTMSVAAPARLPDGNGAERSISPILPVRELTDSEVAPKGTEK; this comes from the coding sequence ATGGACGTGGTCTCCACCGGCGAACAGGTCGCCTTCTGGATCCTCGGCTCCGTCGCGGTGATCGGTGCGCTCGGCATGGTGCTGGCCCGCAACGCGGTGCACTCCGCGCTCTGGCTCGTCGTGACGATGCTCTGCCTGGGCTTCCTCTACGTCGTGAACGCGGCGCCGTTCCTCGGCATGGTGCAGGTCATCGTCTACACCGGCGCGATCATGATGCTGTTCCTCTTCGTGCTGATGCTGGTCGGCCGGGACGCGTCGGACTCGCTGATCGAGACACTGCGCGGCCAGCGGGTCGCGGCGATCCTGCTCGGCATCGGGTTCGCCGCGCTGATCGCCACCGGTCTGGCCCGCTCGCTCGGCGACGTCGACGCGGTCGGCCTGGCCGAGGCGAACCAGAACGGCAACGTCCAGGGCCTCGCCGCGCTGCTCTTCACCAACTACGTCTTCGCGTTCGAGGTCACCTCGGCGCTGCTCATCACGGCAGCGGTCGGCGCCATGGTGCTGGCCCACGTGGAGCGGGCGAAGGAGGAGAAGCTCGACCAGGTCACCCGGATGAAGGAGCGCTTCCGCCCGGGCAACTACCCCGGTCCGAAGCCCGGTCCCGGCATCTACGCGAACACCATGTCGGTGGCCGCGCCGGCCCGGCTCCCGGACGGCAACGGCGCCGAGCGCAGCATCTCGCCGATCCTCCCGGTCCGCGAGCTGACCGACTCGGAGGTCGCACCGAAGGGAACCGAGAAGTGA
- the nuoI gene encoding NADH-quinone oxidoreductase subunit NuoI: MASLTGSFKGFGVTFAHMFRKVITTDYPFSPPKPAPRYHGRHILNRHPDGLEKCIGCELCAWACPADAIYVEGGDNTDEQRFSPGERYASIYQINYARCIFCGLCIEACPTRSLTMSNEYELARDNRQDLIFTKKELLAPLLPGMEQPPHPMRLGETDKDYYIGALTNPGTSAGAEKAPWSVDEDEKGAV, translated from the coding sequence GTGGCATCACTGACCGGCTCCTTCAAGGGATTCGGTGTGACCTTCGCGCACATGTTCCGCAAGGTGATCACGACCGACTACCCGTTCTCGCCGCCGAAGCCGGCCCCCCGGTACCACGGCCGGCACATCCTCAACCGTCACCCGGACGGCCTGGAGAAGTGCATCGGCTGCGAGCTGTGCGCCTGGGCCTGCCCGGCCGACGCGATCTACGTCGAGGGCGGCGACAACACCGACGAGCAGCGCTTCTCGCCCGGTGAGCGGTACGCCAGCATCTACCAGATCAACTACGCCCGGTGCATCTTCTGCGGGCTCTGCATCGAGGCCTGCCCGACCCGGTCGCTCACCATGAGCAACGAGTACGAGCTGGCCCGGGACAACCGCCAGGACCTGATCTTCACGAAGAAGGAGCTCCTGGCGCCGCTGCTGCCCGGCATGGAGCAGCCGCCGCACCCGATGCGGCTCGGCGAGACCGACAAGGACTACTACATCGGTGCGCTCACCAACCCCGGTACGTCGGCCGGTGCCGAGAAGGCGCCGTGGTCGGTCGACGAGGACGAGAAGGGGGCTGTGTGA
- the nuoK gene encoding NADH-quinone oxidoreductase subunit NuoK, whose product MTPDYYLVLSVILFTIGAVGVLIRRNAIVLFMCIELMLNAANLALITFSRINGSLDGQIISFFVMVVAAAEVVVGLAIIMSIFRTRRSASVDDANLLKY is encoded by the coding sequence GTGACTCCCGACTACTACCTGGTGCTGTCGGTCATCCTCTTCACCATCGGCGCGGTCGGCGTGCTGATCAGGCGTAACGCGATCGTCCTGTTCATGTGCATCGAGCTGATGCTGAACGCGGCGAACCTCGCGCTGATCACCTTCAGCCGGATCAACGGCAGCCTGGACGGCCAGATCATCTCGTTCTTCGTGATGGTCGTCGCGGCGGCCGAGGTCGTGGTCGGCCTCGCCATCATCATGTCGATCTTCCGCACGCGACGCTCGGCGAGCGTCGACGACGCGAACCTCCTCAAGTACTGA